The genomic interval GTCAGGAGTCAGGAACCAGAAGAGGACACGGGGACATGGGGAAACGGGGACGCGGAGAATTCAATTCAAAATTCAAAATTCAAAATTCAAAATTTTTCTCAGTCCTCAGTCCTGGATTCAATTCAAAACTCAAAGCTCAAAACTCAAAATTCTCCCACCTTACACCCCACACCCCACACCCCATTCCCCCCCTGTCCGCTCTGCGATCGCCCCCTGGATGAACTTCACTTGAATCTGGTTTTGGAGAAACACCAGCTTAAAAAACAAGAAACGCTGGATCAGATCTGGGTGATTCGAGAACAACTGGCGGTGTCTGAGCGCGAAATTCAAGTATTGCGGCAAGAATATCGGGAACTGGAGCAGGAATTGACCCAGTATGGATCGGTGCTGGAGCAACGGGGACAACTGCAAGAGCAACTGCAAGCCATGAAAGGAATGCAGTCTACCCTGGAGCAAATCGCTGCTGAAGCCACAGAGGTTGAGCGATCGTTGCAAGCAGGGAACTACGCTTCCGAGCTTCAGGAAGAATTGCGATTGCTCGATCGCCACCTCGACCAGTTGAACTATGACGAGCGCGACCATGCCCTGGCACGGGGAGAGGTTGATCGCTGGCGTTGGGCAGAAATTCGGCAAGCAGAGATTAAACAGGCACAACGGCGGCAGCAGCAAATCGCCCAACAACAGCCCGAACTTCAGGCAAAAATTGCCGAATTGCGACACTGTCTGGAGGAGCTGAGCCAGGAAACGACGCATAACCTGGCGTTTCTGGATCAAAAAATTGATGAGATTGGTTATGACCTGGATCGGCATAACCAGATCCGCCAGCTAATCCGAGATGCTCAAATTTGGCAACTTCGCCATCAGGAACTCTACCATGCCCGCCAAAAGTATCCCCAGCTGCAACAGCGGCTAGAACAGTTAACTCTGACATTGCGAGAACGACAATATATCCTGCAATCTAGCCAGGTAGCGATCGCCACCTTAGTGCAACAGTTAGAGCAAACCCCAGACTGCCAGTTGCAAATTCAAGCGCTAGAGCAGCAGATCCAACAACGGCGATCGCTCCTAGACGAAAAACTTGCCCTCCTGGGGCGACTCCAGCAACAGCAGCAACAATTAGAAAAACTCAAAACTCAAAACTCAAAACTCAAAACTGAGTTCCAGTCCGTCCAACGTCATCATCGGGTTTACCAGGAACTATCCCAGGCCTTTGGCAAAAACGGAATTCAAGCTCTGATGATTGAGAATGCCCTGCCCCAACTGGAAGTTGAAACCAATCACATCCTGACTCGTCTGAGTGGAAATCAACTGCACGTCCAATTTGTGACCCAGCGTTCCAGCCGTCGCGATCAGTCCCGTAACTCAAAACTCAAAACCCAAACTGCAAAATTAATCGACACTTTGGATATCCTCATTGCCGATGCGCGGGGTACCCGTCCCTACGAAACCTATTCTGGTGGAGAAGCCTTTCGTGTCAACTTTGCGATCCGGCTGGCGTTAGCTCGCCTACTGGCACAGAGATCGGGAACTGCCCTGCAAATGTTGATTGTCGATGAGGGATTTGGTACGCAGGATGCAGAAGGCTGCGATCGCCTGATTGCCGCAATTAATGCGATCGCCCCAGATTTCGCCTGCATTCTCACCGTAACCCATGTTCCTCACTTCAAAGAAGCCTTCCAGTCCCGCATTGAAGTTTACAAGACTGAAAATGGCTCTCATCTTAGCTTATCTGTGTAAAAAGACTAGGATAATAGGGAACAGGTAATCGGTAATCATCGTTCTAGTCTGGTAACCATAGATAATCACCCGTTACCAACTACCCATAACCAATTACCCATTACCAGCCTTACGAAATATACCTCGCTTCAATGATGATGACCTATGACCTTCATCAACCCCAAAACTGACTTTGCATTCAAAAAAATCTTTGGCTCTAAGAAAAGCAAAGATATTTTGATTAGTTTTTTGAATGCGATCCTTTATGAAGGGCAGAATACGATCCTAGATTTAGAAGTACTTGATCCATACCAGGCACCCCGTATTCAAGGAATAAAAGATTCCTATCTGGATGTCAAAGCAACAATTACTGATAACAAAACTGTAATTATTGAAATGCAAGTGCTGAATGTATTGGGCTTTGAAAAACGAGTCCTTTACAATGCAGCAAAAGCCTTTTCAATTCAGCTTTCGACTGGTGAAGACTATACGCTACTGAATCCAGTTATTGCGCTAACAATCACAGATTTTGAAATGTTTGAGGGTGGCTCTAAAGTCATCTCCCGCTATCGACTAAAAGAAAAAGATGACTTAACGGACTACAGCGATGATATTGAACTCGTATTTGTCGAACTCCCTAAATTTAATAAAAAACTAGAAGAACTAGAAACACTGACAGATAAGTGGATCTATTTCTTGAAATCAGCCAATCAGTTGAAATCTGTGCCTGAAAGTATGGATGAGGTACCCGCAATTCATCAAGCGTTTGAAATTGCCAGACAAAGTCGGCTCAGCAGGCGAGAATTAGAACTGCTAGAAAAGCGAGAAATGTTTTTGCATGACAACCGCAATGCAATTCTTAAAGCAGAACAGATGGGCATGAAGCGGGGAATGGAAAAAGGAATGAAAAAAGGGATGGAAAAAGGAATAGAAAAAGGGATAGAGTTGGGGCGGGAAGAGGGCAGAAAACAACAGGCGATCGCGATCGCTCGCTCCCTGTTGGATGTACTCGATATTGAAACAATTAGTCAGAAAACAGGATTAAGTCCAACAGAGATTCAACAGTTAAGATAAAGACAGTTCTAATTTAGATCATCCTTTACTCTAATCAAATGAAGACCCCCAGATGCTTCAAGCATCCAGGGATATCATCACTGATTTGGGTTCACCTAGCTGCCCTTGGTTCCCGCCGGTACAGAAACCGGGTTTCTTCTGTGAGATGCTCAAGTTTCGTTGAATATCCTCACCAGAAACCCGGTTTCTCAAAATACTGTACCGATGCTCTAGCTGCCCTTGGTCCCTAGGGATCTCGAATTAATATAGCAGTCCTAAATCAGTTGTGAGATGGAGAGGCTTTGTGAGCCAGGATTCCACCGGAACCTTTGCTCACAATCCAAATAGGATCGCTATAGTATCGGCAGTTCCAGTCGTAAGGGCTGGGCACTGGGAAATAGGCTGGCGGCGATGGCAAAGGTTGTTGCCCGCCTGCTAAGCCCCTTGTGTGTAGGGCAGCTTTCAGCAACAGTAATGAAAGTTGGGTCAGGTCAAGTGCACTCTGGTATGCCCCTAAGGCTAGCCAAGCCTGGATGTAGATTAGACGCTTTTGCTGACCCTAAGCCCGCTCCAGCCGCTCACCACACTGAACAGTATCATAGGGCTGCCCCTGCAGTGGACATGACCCTGGACTGACAAGGAAAGTGGGTTCTGAGGCTGTAAACCCTGGATGGATTGAAGGAGCCTTTATGTCATCGTCGTCGCCTGTCGTTGATGCTGTATTGGGTTTAGACATTGGCAAAACACGGATTCATGGGGTGTTGCTCTGTGGCACCCAAGCGCTTCGACGCAAAGCGGTCGCCAACACAGTTGCTGGGCACCAAGAATTGCTCGCTTGGTTGAGCCAGCAACGCTTTACCCAGTTACATGCCTGTCTCGAAGCCACCAGCACCTATGGGCATGCCATCGCCAAGCAGTTGCATCACGCCGGGTATGGCGTGACGATTGCCAATCCCCAAGCGGTCCATGCTTATGCCCAGAGTCGCTTGAGTCGCACCAAGACCGATGCGGCTGATGCTCGCTTAATTGCCGAATACTGCCGTGACCTGAAGCCTGAGCTTTGGCAACCACCGGCCCCTGAGGTGGAAGTGTTGCAAAATCTGATGCGACGGGTGCAGGCCCTCGAGCAGATGATTGGACAGGAAACCAATCGCCTCGAAACGGCTCCCCCTGAGTTGGTAAGCGAGATTAATACTCACATCACCTTTATGGAAGACCAACTCAAAGCCTTGCGAGACAAGATTCGAACCCATATCGACCAATTCCCCGGTCTCAAACGGCAACACGAATTGCTCGATTCGATTCCTGGTATTGGTCCTCACACCGCGGCCCTGATTCTCGCAGAAATCGGCAGTTGGCAGCACTTTGCTTCGGCTCGGCAGTTGGCGGCTTACGCCGGACTCACGCCCCAGGAAAAAACCTCTGGCACATCGATTCACGGCAAGCCCAGGCTGTGCAAACTTGGTAATGCCCGCTTACGCAAAGCCCTGTTTCTCCCAGCCCTGTGCCTTTTACGCTGGAGCAAGCCGATTCAAGCTTGGCGCGCACAACTCCTCCAGCGCCACAAAACTAAGCGTCAAGTCGTCGGGGCCGTGATGCATAAGCTGATTCGCTGGATTTACGGGGTTCTGCACGCCAATAAACCTTTTGACGCCCAGGTCTGCTTCCCGACCTCATCGACTTGACACCTGCAACTTTGCACAGTATCTACAGGTTTCCCACTTTATTTTGTTCCTAACCTAAATTCACAAAAACCGAAAAAAATTGTGACAGAAACTACCCTTTTGAAGCCTTGTGGGAGTGCTGGGTTAGCATCTCCCTATTTCCTTGTTTTCCTGGAGCTAGTTTTTGCCGTACTCATTGGGTTGGGGTTGATCAGTGTGGGGGCAGCGGGTGGTGCCTGGATGTTGGGCGGAATTGCAGCAGGAGCGCTCGTTTTCTATAGCTACCGTTCATTCCCGCAACAAACCGTTCAACCTAATCGAAATTCTAGAAAAGTCGGGCAGATTTTGATTGGATTGATGATTGGATTCTCGATTCAACAAAATCATCTCACCGACCTATCCTGGCAGTTACCTACTTTTATTGCGATCGCCCTATTCTTATTGATGAGTGGAGGCGTAATTGGTTTCCTTTACTCCTATTTAGAAAAGATTGACCTGCTGACGGCAACACTCGCAACAACTCCTGGAAATATTGGAGTTATGGCAAGTATTGCAGCAGATTATGAGAAAAATACTGCCCTGGTTTCCCTGGTTCAGTTACTTCGATTTACGACCATTATTTTAGTGGTCCCCCTGATTGCAAATGTTTCTTACTCCCACAATGTTGGAGATACGATTCACCTGCTAATCAGGGATTTTTCATCCTTTAGTCCAACTTATTTATTACTACTTTGCATCGTATTGTTGGCTGCATTTCTATCTGTTTATTTAGGTGGAAAATTAAGAATCCCAGTTGCCTCATTTTTTTGCCCCATCATCGTGGGAGTTCTCTTTGCCTGGGTACTCATGCTGGCTCCCTTTGAAACCGATGCTCATTTCAACTTACCTCCGCTGCTAAAAGTCCTGGGTCAAATTCTGTTAGGCACAACGATCGGTGAATATTGGGGAATTAACCCGCATTTAGGCAAGGCAACCGTTTTTCGGGCAACGATTCCAGTGTTCCTGATGTTTTTAGCCGGAGGGGTTGCAGCAAGTCTTGCCAAATTGTTGATCCATGCAGACTGGTTAACCTGTCTTTTGCTTACAGCGCCAGGCGGTTCTCCAGAAATGATTTGGATCTCTCTGGCACTGAACCACAACGTCGAAATCGTCACTGCGGGGCATCTGGTTCGCCTGTTAACCCTCAACATTGCCCTGCCTGGGTTGGTCTCTCTCGCCTGCTACCTGGAATCGCCCATTGATAGCAAAGCTCAGTGAAGGGATGCACCCATAAAATCTTAGGTTGAAGGGGGTGGATGGGTGGATGAAAGCGGGATGGGATTTCCCAGGAAGCCCCTGGAAGGGGAACCACGATCGCGTCAAGGGTGAGGAGTAGAAGAGTGAGGCAGGGGGAATGATGGATTGGTGAACGGGGTTGTTTCCTCCCGCAATGATTTGTACTAAAATACTACAAATACTTTATCGGGAAACGGGATTTTGCTGGCATGTCTATCTCTTTGGCTCCTCACGTTCCGTCCGCTGCAACAGACCGTTGGCAGTTCAGCTTGCGCTCCCAACTCCCACTCAAACAAAATAGCCTCTGGAAA from Kovacikia minuta CCNUW1 carries:
- a CDS encoding AAA family ATPase, giving the protein MIPQRLTLKNFLSYQEATLDFRGLHTACICGANGAGKSSLLEAIAWAVWGQSRAACEDDVVHIGAKEAQVDFIFTNNQQTYRIIRSRYRGQATTLEFQIAQLPTPHPPAPTPTQTSRPPSFRSLTAKGVRATQQLILEHLKLDYETFTNSAYLRQGRADEFMLKRPAERKEILADLLKLNQYDELAEKAKDQARHFKAQTELLERNLESIQEQLQQAAQIAQEQTELETVLVEMQQQQSANAEQLQALHTVQHQRKTWQQQLTWQQQQQRSLMQDCQRLQQDLAAAQQQQQELAGLLHQETTIANGYHQFQTLQTQEEMLSSRLKVYQVAQAQRQQYQHQQNEKMTALKSSLQQTQSQLEALLQQEAEIQPILSKAADVEAALKQLQQARISLNQLDQLQSQVSPLLQHRQQLQTQLDHIHTRLTTRLEELRTKANQLQIQQQQQPRLQQAVVEISDRITALEQQRTYQQQVQEKGLERRRFMERLQAHQRDFEVQVAEMEQKIQLLQEGVRSQELGVRSQEPEEDTGTWGNGDAENSIQNSKFKIQNFSQSSVLDSIQNSKLKTQNSPTLHPTPHTPFPPCPLCDRPLDELHLNLVLEKHQLKKQETLDQIWVIREQLAVSEREIQVLRQEYRELEQELTQYGSVLEQRGQLQEQLQAMKGMQSTLEQIAAEATEVERSLQAGNYASELQEELRLLDRHLDQLNYDERDHALARGEVDRWRWAEIRQAEIKQAQRRQQQIAQQQPELQAKIAELRHCLEELSQETTHNLAFLDQKIDEIGYDLDRHNQIRQLIRDAQIWQLRHQELYHARQKYPQLQQRLEQLTLTLRERQYILQSSQVAIATLVQQLEQTPDCQLQIQALEQQIQQRRSLLDEKLALLGRLQQQQQQLEKLKTQNSKLKTEFQSVQRHHRVYQELSQAFGKNGIQALMIENALPQLEVETNHILTRLSGNQLHVQFVTQRSSRRDQSRNSKLKTQTAKLIDTLDILIADARGTRPYETYSGGEAFRVNFAIRLALARLLAQRSGTALQMLIVDEGFGTQDAEGCDRLIAAINAIAPDFACILTVTHVPHFKEAFQSRIEVYKTENGSHLSLSV
- a CDS encoding Rpn family recombination-promoting nuclease/putative transposase, which translates into the protein MTFINPKTDFAFKKIFGSKKSKDILISFLNAILYEGQNTILDLEVLDPYQAPRIQGIKDSYLDVKATITDNKTVIIEMQVLNVLGFEKRVLYNAAKAFSIQLSTGEDYTLLNPVIALTITDFEMFEGGSKVISRYRLKEKDDLTDYSDDIELVFVELPKFNKKLEELETLTDKWIYFLKSANQLKSVPESMDEVPAIHQAFEIARQSRLSRRELELLEKREMFLHDNRNAILKAEQMGMKRGMEKGMKKGMEKGIEKGIELGREEGRKQQAIAIARSLLDVLDIETISQKTGLSPTEIQQLR
- a CDS encoding IS110 family RNA-guided transposase, with product MSSSSPVVDAVLGLDIGKTRIHGVLLCGTQALRRKAVANTVAGHQELLAWLSQQRFTQLHACLEATSTYGHAIAKQLHHAGYGVTIANPQAVHAYAQSRLSRTKTDAADARLIAEYCRDLKPELWQPPAPEVEVLQNLMRRVQALEQMIGQETNRLETAPPELVSEINTHITFMEDQLKALRDKIRTHIDQFPGLKRQHELLDSIPGIGPHTAALILAEIGSWQHFASARQLAAYAGLTPQEKTSGTSIHGKPRLCKLGNARLRKALFLPALCLLRWSKPIQAWRAQLLQRHKTKRQVVGAVMHKLIRWIYGVLHANKPFDAQVCFPTSST
- a CDS encoding AbrB family transcriptional regulator yields the protein MTETTLLKPCGSAGLASPYFLVFLELVFAVLIGLGLISVGAAGGAWMLGGIAAGALVFYSYRSFPQQTVQPNRNSRKVGQILIGLMIGFSIQQNHLTDLSWQLPTFIAIALFLLMSGGVIGFLYSYLEKIDLLTATLATTPGNIGVMASIAADYEKNTALVSLVQLLRFTTIILVVPLIANVSYSHNVGDTIHLLIRDFSSFSPTYLLLLCIVLLAAFLSVYLGGKLRIPVASFFCPIIVGVLFAWVLMLAPFETDAHFNLPPLLKVLGQILLGTTIGEYWGINPHLGKATVFRATIPVFLMFLAGGVAASLAKLLIHADWLTCLLLTAPGGSPEMIWISLALNHNVEIVTAGHLVRLLTLNIALPGLVSLACYLESPIDSKAQ